The following are encoded together in the Terriglobales bacterium genome:
- a CDS encoding SET domain-containing protein-lysine N-methyltransferase gives MSLIIRSSPIHNRGCYTTRALREGAKVVEYTGRRITVEEGDRLYDGKRVTYLFGLRDAKHVIDGTGIARYINHSCDPNCTTEEIGGQIWVIAIRDIQPGEELSYDYMLYDGDGDAPCRCGAKKCRGTMYAPQEIRRQKRAAGRAKRKAGKTANQTRKRKVKKS, from the coding sequence ATGTCCCTGATCATTCGAAGCTCCCCCATCCACAACCGAGGCTGCTATACAACGCGCGCCCTCCGCGAAGGGGCAAAGGTGGTCGAGTACACCGGCCGGCGAATCACGGTGGAAGAGGGCGACCGGTTGTACGACGGCAAGCGGGTCACTTACCTGTTCGGATTGCGGGATGCCAAGCATGTCATCGACGGCACCGGAATCGCGCGCTACATCAACCACTCGTGCGACCCGAATTGCACCACGGAAGAGATTGGCGGACAGATCTGGGTGATTGCGATCCGCGACATCCAGCCGGGAGAAGAGCTGTCCTACGATTACATGCTGTACGACGGAGACGGCGATGCGCCATGCCGGTGCGGCGCGAAGAAGTGTCGAGGAACGATGTATGCGCCGCAGGAGATACGGCGGCAGAAGCGGGCCGCAGGGCGGGCGAAGCGAAAAGCGGGAAAAACCGCGAACCAGACGCGGAAGAGAAAGGTGAAGAAAAGTTAA